In one Ignavibacteriota bacterium genomic region, the following are encoded:
- the phoU gene encoding phosphate signaling complex protein PhoU, protein MHRHFEQELEKLKTSLIKMASIVEEDIRLSIKALLTQDIPLAQKIIDSDFQVNELEMQNDNIIIDLLALQQPVATDLRMILAAQKINNDLERLGDHAVNIAQSVLSICKTPEQEPLLELPKMAELAQVMLRNALDGFIHSDVELCNSVLRQDDEIDNLNILMIQEVIQMMKSKSDFIEGGLDLIRVSRNLERVADLTTNIAEEVIFIAQARIVKHHAEKLNISH, encoded by the coding sequence ATGCATCGTCACTTTGAACAAGAATTAGAAAAACTGAAAACGAGTTTGATTAAGATGGCAAGTATCGTTGAAGAAGATATTCGCCTTTCTATTAAGGCGCTTCTCACTCAAGATATTCCTCTTGCACAGAAAATAATTGATAGCGATTTTCAGGTTAACGAACTCGAAATGCAGAACGACAATATTATCATAGATTTACTTGCATTACAACAACCTGTCGCGACGGATTTACGAATGATCCTCGCTGCACAAAAAATTAACAACGACCTGGAACGATTAGGTGACCATGCAGTTAACATCGCTCAATCTGTACTCAGCATCTGCAAAACTCCTGAACAGGAACCGTTACTTGAATTACCGAAAATGGCAGAACTCGCTCAAGTAATGCTTCGTAACGCACTGGATGGCTTCATTCACAGCGATGTTGAACTGTGTAATTCCGTACTGAGACAGGATGATGAAATAGATAATTTGAATATTTTAATGATTCAGGAAGTTATCCAAATGATGAAATCAAAAAGCGATTTTATTGAAGGAGGTTTGGATTTAATTCGTGTGAGCAGAAATCTTGAACGGGTCGCAGATTTAACCACAAACATTGCTGAGGAAGTGATTTTCATAGCACAGGCTCGAATAGTGAAGCATCATG